A genomic window from Flavobacterium azooxidireducens includes:
- a CDS encoding response regulator, which produces MKILLADDHFLVLDGLEVLLSTFDFVEETNRALNYNELKNNIEKQHFDVLLLDIHFGKHDGREIIQEIKGLRPDMKIIALTSHSDSVTIKSSINAGFDGYLLKIDGREEIEKALKAVTNNERYFSTKTQQVFFEMSTTKNKMELTDREKEILQLIVEEKTTKEIAEQLCLSDKTVESHRSNIMIKLEVKNIAGMVKKAIMEGLVTV; this is translated from the coding sequence ATGAAAATTTTACTTGCAGACGACCATTTTTTGGTATTGGATGGCTTAGAAGTTCTATTGTCAACCTTTGATTTCGTAGAAGAAACAAATAGAGCTTTAAATTATAATGAACTAAAAAACAATATTGAAAAACAACACTTCGATGTGCTGTTACTCGATATTCATTTTGGTAAACACGATGGCAGAGAAATCATTCAAGAAATTAAAGGGTTACGGCCTGATATGAAAATTATTGCATTAACTAGTCATTCCGATTCGGTAACAATAAAATCATCAATTAATGCAGGTTTTGACGGTTACTTATTAAAAATTGATGGCAGAGAGGAAATTGAAAAGGCACTTAAAGCAGTGACAAACAACGAACGATATTTTAGCACAAAAACACAACAAGTTTTTTTTGAAATGAGCACCACTAAAAATAAAATGGAACTGACTGACCGCGAAAAAGAAATTTTGCAATTAATTGTAGAGGAAAAAACCACCAAGGAAATAGCCGAGCAATTATGCCTGTCAGACAAAACAGTGGAATCGCACCGAAGTAATATTATGATAAAACTCGAAGTAAAAAATATTGCCGGAATGGTAAAAAAAGCGATAATGGAGGGTTTGGTAACCGTTTAA
- a CDS encoding tetratricopeptide repeat-containing sensor histidine kinase gives MRVNLVIIFLVAILVQSTAQNRDKNVDVGPEFKKLITELDECIKAKDQNCLEISDKIIKKGKKEKVPFLDYLYFKRAFYFFNRNELDSTMVYSRLAVQNLNPVEKQRSDVAAYNLLANCYYFKGELNSAITIYLKIAAILENGGNQLHLGYLYSNIATLLGQTGNKEKQLDYLHKSFKLLKESNDERFIATVASNLGLAYYHAKDTVKTNKWAKEAVELSELSNDLVAKTQSNLTLSLIQKDLNKSLEYAEQSVKYADELKDKTHMTSAYYRYADALDKLGEGKKAINYAEQAVKFAEEIGDNLTLTNAAATAGKIYYNLGQKEKAADFYYTYSILKDSISSAENAREINDINTKYQTEKKEKQIIEQDLKIQKQQSNLLYAIFGGLLLLSIFGGIFIYYRKSQHLKLKQFQQEKENAILNSFILGEERERGRISHELHDGVAAMIGAAKMSLESIPHLPKEKQMQQLSKVQGILEHSHADIRHIAHNLLPTVLEKEGLIQATEQFVSEINETKLVHIAVTDKNSQANENSKQLQLMLFRIIQELVNNIIKHSQAQNAEIVFSKINNALQIEVIDDGLGYSDTITKENQGLYSISQRLKSIGGNFKITNGNAGGTRAKVELNV, from the coding sequence ATGAGAGTAAATTTAGTGATTATTTTTTTAGTAGCAATCCTGGTTCAATCCACCGCACAGAATCGTGATAAAAATGTGGATGTAGGTCCCGAGTTTAAGAAACTAATCACTGAATTGGATGAGTGTATTAAAGCAAAAGATCAAAATTGCCTCGAAATTTCAGATAAAATCATAAAAAAGGGTAAAAAAGAAAAGGTGCCGTTTTTAGATTATTTATATTTCAAACGAGCTTTTTATTTCTTCAATCGAAATGAACTTGATTCTACGATGGTTTATAGCCGATTAGCTGTTCAAAACCTTAACCCTGTAGAAAAGCAACGAAGCGATGTAGCTGCTTACAATCTTTTAGCGAATTGTTATTATTTTAAAGGAGAGTTAAATTCTGCCATTACTATCTACCTCAAAATAGCAGCTATTTTAGAAAACGGAGGCAATCAATTACACTTGGGTTATTTATATTCCAACATAGCGACATTACTTGGTCAGACAGGCAACAAAGAAAAACAATTAGACTATTTACATAAGTCTTTTAAACTACTAAAAGAAAGTAATGACGAACGTTTTATTGCAACAGTTGCCAGCAATTTAGGGCTTGCCTACTATCATGCAAAAGATACAGTTAAAACAAATAAATGGGCAAAAGAAGCAGTAGAACTTAGTGAGCTTTCAAATGATTTGGTAGCAAAAACGCAATCCAACTTAACGTTGTCATTAATCCAAAAAGACCTTAATAAATCCCTTGAATATGCAGAACAATCTGTAAAATATGCCGACGAGTTAAAAGACAAAACCCATATGACTTCAGCCTACTACAGATATGCCGACGCTTTAGACAAACTAGGTGAAGGTAAAAAAGCAATAAACTATGCCGAACAAGCGGTCAAATTCGCTGAAGAAATAGGGGATAACCTTACCTTAACAAACGCAGCCGCTACTGCCGGGAAAATCTATTATAATTTGGGACAAAAAGAAAAAGCGGCCGACTTCTATTACACCTACTCAATTTTGAAAGATTCTATTTCTTCTGCCGAAAACGCCAGAGAAATTAATGATATTAACACGAAGTATCAAACCGAGAAGAAAGAAAAGCAAATCATTGAACAAGATTTAAAAATACAAAAGCAACAGTCAAATTTGTTGTACGCTATTTTTGGAGGATTATTATTGTTGTCCATTTTTGGCGGAATTTTTATCTACTACAGAAAATCACAACATCTTAAGCTAAAACAATTTCAACAGGAAAAAGAAAACGCCATTCTAAATTCTTTTATTTTAGGAGAAGAACGAGAAAGAGGTAGAATTTCACATGAGTTACACGATGGAGTTGCAGCAATGATTGGTGCTGCCAAAATGAGCTTGGAATCAATCCCCCATCTTCCAAAGGAAAAGCAAATGCAGCAACTTTCAAAAGTGCAAGGAATTTTAGAACATTCGCACGCAGATATTCGTCACATTGCTCATAATCTTCTTCCAACAGTATTAGAAAAAGAAGGATTAATTCAAGCAACAGAACAATTTGTTTCAGAAATCAACGAAACCAAACTGGTTCATATTGCTGTTACAGACAAAAACAGTCAAGCAAATGAAAACTCAAAGCAATTGCAATTGATGCTTTTCAGAATTATTCAAGAGTTAGTAAACAACATTATCAAGCATTCGCAGGCACAAAATGCAGAAATTGTCTTTAGCAAAATTAACAATGCTTTACAAATCGAAGTGATTGATGATGGTCTGGGATACAGCGACACAATTACCAAAGAAAACCAAGGTTTATATAGTATTTCACAGCGGTTAAAGTCAATTGGCGGAAATTTTAAAATTACAAATGGAAATGCCGGCGGTACAAGAGCTAAGGTTGAATTAAATGTATAG
- a CDS encoding IS110 family transposase: MKNYLFHVGIDVSKSKLDVVILNINSLNQTAHFIIENNSKGIKSVINYLKKNGIDPTTTLFCFESTGVYSYPLSAFFSENKFDYWVVPAIEIKRSKGISRGKNDKNDAKDIALYSLRNIDKLTLSSVAEKEIQQLKLLFSEREKLVKAILLFKTSSENKGFIPKDIYKEIALINSKTIQNLKNSLKAIEKKMKSIINKNETLSKQFNLVKSVPGIGEQTALYFIIATKGFKSFKTWRKFACYSGVAPFEYSSGSSVRGRTKVNHLADKKMKSLLQMCSMTSLKYDPQLKEYYNKKKAEGKNSMLVLNNIRCKIISRVFAVINRETPYINTYKFAS; encoded by the coding sequence ATGAAAAATTATTTATTTCATGTTGGAATTGATGTTTCTAAATCAAAATTGGACGTAGTTATTCTAAACATTAATTCTTTAAATCAAACAGCACATTTTATTATTGAAAACAACTCAAAAGGAATTAAATCAGTAATAAATTATTTGAAAAAAAATGGAATTGATCCAACAACAACATTGTTTTGTTTTGAAAGTACAGGTGTTTATAGCTATCCATTAAGTGCCTTTTTTTCAGAGAATAAATTTGATTACTGGGTTGTACCAGCTATAGAAATTAAGCGTTCTAAAGGGATTTCAAGAGGTAAGAATGACAAAAATGACGCAAAAGATATTGCTTTATATAGTCTGCGTAATATTGATAAGTTGACTCTTTCTTCTGTTGCTGAAAAAGAAATTCAACAATTAAAATTGTTATTTAGTGAAAGGGAAAAACTAGTCAAAGCAATACTACTTTTTAAAACCTCTAGTGAAAACAAAGGATTTATACCTAAAGATATTTATAAAGAAATTGCTTTAATAAATAGTAAAACAATTCAAAATCTAAAAAACTCTTTGAAAGCAATTGAGAAAAAAATGAAGTCAATTATCAATAAAAATGAAACCCTTTCAAAACAGTTTAATTTAGTAAAAAGTGTTCCGGGAATTGGAGAGCAAACAGCTCTTTATTTTATAATTGCAACTAAAGGATTTAAATCTTTTAAAACATGGCGAAAATTTGCTTGTTATTCAGGGGTAGCTCCTTTTGAATATAGTTCAGGCTCAAGTGTGAGGGGAAGAACTAAAGTAAATCATTTGGCTGACAAAAAAATGAAATCATTACTTCAAATGTGTTCAATGACTTCATTAAAGTATGATCCTCAATTAAAAGAATATTATAACAAGAAGAAAGCTGAAGGAAAAAATTCAATGTTAGTTTTAAATAATATCAGATGTAAAATTATTAGTAGAGTTTTTGCTGTTATAAACAGAGAAACGCCGTATATTAACACGTATAAATTTGCATCATAA
- a CDS encoding cold-shock protein produces the protein MNEGTIKFYNEAKGFGFITPKGGGADVFVHATGLNGVVRENDQVTYSVENGQKGPTAVDVNVI, from the coding sequence ATGAACGAAGGAACAATTAAATTTTACAATGAAGCAAAAGGCTTCGGATTTATCACTCCAAAAGGTGGTGGTGCAGACGTATTTGTTCATGCAACTGGCCTTAATGGTGTAGTGCGTGAAAACGATCAGGTTACTTATTCTGTAGAAAACGGACAAAAAGGACCAACAGCAGTAGACGTAAACGTTATCTAA
- the ffh gene encoding signal recognition particle protein, translating into MFSNLSDKLDKALHILKGHGKITEVNVADTLKEVRRALLDADVNFKIAKDFTNSVKEKAMGQNVLTSLQPGQLMVKLVKDELTELMGGEEVGINLSGNPSIILMSGLQGSGKTTFSGKLANFLKTKKGKKPLLVACDIYRPAAINQLHVVGDQIGVEVYSEPENKNAVDIAQNAIKYAKANGFNVVIVDTAGRLAIDEQMMNEIANVHKAIQPQETLFVVDAMTGQDAVNTAKAFNDRLNFDGVILTKLDGDTRGGAAITIKSVVNKPIKFIGTGEKMEAIDVFYPSRMADRILGMGDVVSLVERAQEQYDEEEARKLQKKIAKNEFGFDDFLVQIQQIKKMGNMKDLVGMIPGAGKALKDVEIEDDAFKHIEAIIHSMTPLERTKPAVIDGKRKIRIAKGSGTKVEQVNQLMKQFDQMSKMMKMMQGGGGKNLARMMGGMKGMK; encoded by the coding sequence ATGTTCAGTAATTTAAGCGATAAACTCGACAAAGCCCTTCATATATTAAAAGGTCACGGTAAAATTACCGAAGTAAACGTTGCCGATACCCTAAAAGAAGTCCGTCGTGCGTTGTTGGATGCCGACGTGAATTTTAAAATTGCCAAAGATTTTACCAATTCCGTTAAGGAAAAGGCAATGGGTCAAAACGTATTGACTTCGTTACAGCCCGGTCAATTAATGGTGAAATTGGTGAAAGACGAGTTAACCGAATTAATGGGTGGAGAAGAAGTTGGAATCAATCTTTCCGGAAATCCATCAATCATCTTAATGTCTGGTTTGCAAGGTTCGGGTAAAACCACTTTTTCGGGAAAATTGGCTAATTTTCTAAAAACTAAAAAAGGAAAGAAACCACTTTTGGTGGCTTGTGATATTTATCGTCCTGCGGCTATCAATCAGTTGCATGTGGTAGGAGATCAAATTGGTGTGGAAGTATATTCTGAACCTGAAAATAAAAATGCAGTTGACATTGCTCAGAATGCAATTAAATATGCCAAAGCAAACGGATTCAATGTAGTCATTGTCGATACAGCCGGTCGTTTGGCGATTGATGAGCAAATGATGAACGAGATTGCGAATGTGCACAAAGCCATTCAACCACAAGAAACCTTGTTTGTGGTAGATGCAATGACGGGTCAAGATGCGGTGAATACGGCAAAAGCGTTTAACGACCGATTGAATTTTGACGGTGTGATCTTAACCAAATTAGACGGTGATACCCGTGGTGGAGCAGCGATTACGATCAAATCGGTGGTGAATAAACCAATCAAGTTCATTGGTACCGGTGAAAAGATGGAAGCAATTGACGTGTTCTATCCTTCCCGTATGGCCGACAGAATTTTGGGAATGGGAGACGTTGTGTCGTTGGTAGAAAGAGCACAAGAACAATATGACGAAGAAGAAGCTCGCAAACTTCAAAAGAAGATTGCTAAAAACGAATTCGGTTTTGATGATTTCTTGGTGCAAATTCAGCAAATCAAAAAAATGGGTAACATGAAAGATTTGGTGGGTATGATTCCCGGAGCCGGAAAAGCATTGAAAGATGTGGAAATTGAAGACGATGCTTTTAAACACATTGAAGCAATCATTCATTCGATGACTCCGTTAGAAAGAACAAAACCTGCCGTGATAGACGGAAAAAGAAAAATCAGAATTGCCAAAGGTTCAGGAACCAAAGTGGAACAAGTGAATCAATTGATGAAACAGTTTGACCAAATGAGCAAAATGATGAAGATGATGCAAGGCGGCGGCGGAAAAAACCTCGCCCGCATGATGGGTGGAATGAAGGGAATGAAATAA
- a CDS encoding bifunctional 5,10-methylenetetrahydrofolate dehydrogenase/5,10-methenyltetrahydrofolate cyclohydrolase — protein MKLLDGKKVSEDIKNEIAAEVQKMKDNGEKVPHLAAVIVGTDGASLTYVGSKVKACERVGFESTLIKMPNTTSETELLKKIKELNEDDDIDGFIVQLPLPKQIDTQEVLMAIDPNKDVDGFHPENFGKMALDMTTFIPATPFGILELLERYGVETQGKHTVVIGRSHIVGRPMSILMGRKGFPGNSTVTLTHSYTKNISQITTQADIIITALGVPNYLKAEMVKDDAVVIDVGITRVSDDSTEKGYRITGDVDFENVSKKASFITPVPGGVGPMTIAMLLKNTLLAREQKRLKMR, from the coding sequence ATGAAATTATTAGACGGTAAAAAAGTTTCGGAAGACATCAAAAATGAAATTGCTGCAGAAGTGCAGAAAATGAAAGACAACGGCGAAAAAGTACCACACTTAGCCGCTGTGATTGTGGGGACTGATGGAGCGAGTTTAACCTATGTAGGAAGCAAAGTAAAAGCCTGTGAACGAGTGGGTTTTGAAAGCACATTGATTAAAATGCCTAACACTACTTCGGAAACGGAATTATTGAAAAAAATCAAAGAATTAAATGAAGATGATGACATTGACGGATTTATAGTGCAGTTACCGTTACCGAAACAAATTGATACACAAGAAGTATTGATGGCGATTGATCCCAACAAAGACGTAGATGGATTTCATCCCGAAAACTTCGGAAAAATGGCGTTGGATATGACTACATTTATTCCGGCCACACCGTTTGGTATTTTAGAATTATTAGAACGTTACGGCGTTGAAACGCAAGGAAAACACACGGTTGTTATCGGTAGAAGCCACATCGTAGGAAGACCGATGAGTATTTTGATGGGAAGAAAAGGTTTTCCGGGAAATTCCACGGTTACATTAACGCATAGTTACACCAAAAACATCTCACAAATTACAACCCAAGCCGATATTATCATCACTGCTTTAGGAGTGCCAAATTACCTGAAAGCCGAAATGGTAAAAGATGATGCGGTGGTAATTGATGTCGGTATCACACGCGTTTCCGACGATTCAACTGAAAAAGGTTACCGTATTACTGGCGATGTAGATTTTGAAAATGTAAGCAAAAAAGCATCCTTTATCACTCCGGTTCCGGGCGGAGTAGGACCCATGACAATTGCGATGTTGTTGAAAAACACGTTATTGGCGAGAGAACAGAAGCGATTGAAGATGAGATAA
- the rluF gene encoding 23S rRNA pseudouridine(2604) synthase RluF: MEDTGKRINKFLSESGYCSRREADRLITEGRVTINGAVPEMGTKVFETDEIRVDGKLIRENRDKPIYLAFNKPAGIECTTNQSVRNNIVDYINYPERIFPIGRLDKASEGLIFMTNDGDIVNKILRARNNHEKEYIVTVDRPITDRFIEKMGNGVPILDTITKKCKVEQISKYIFKIVLTQGLNRQIRRMCEYLGYEVTALKRIRIINISLDVQVGRYRDLTEAEIKELNQLIEPSSKTEEASLPKAEVRRPIVIKKNK; this comes from the coding sequence ATGGAAGATACAGGTAAACGCATCAATAAATTTTTATCGGAATCCGGTTATTGTTCACGTCGTGAAGCCGACAGATTAATCACCGAAGGAAGAGTAACCATCAACGGAGCTGTTCCTGAAATGGGGACAAAAGTTTTTGAAACCGATGAAATTCGTGTCGATGGGAAATTAATTCGTGAAAACAGAGATAAACCCATTTATTTAGCGTTCAACAAACCTGCCGGAATTGAATGCACCACCAACCAAAGTGTTCGCAATAATATTGTAGATTACATTAATTATCCCGAACGTATTTTCCCTATTGGACGATTAGATAAAGCCAGCGAAGGATTGATTTTTATGACGAATGATGGCGATATCGTGAATAAAATTCTTCGAGCCAGAAACAACCACGAAAAAGAATATATTGTGACGGTTGATCGACCGATTACCGATCGTTTTATTGAGAAAATGGGGAATGGTGTACCGATTTTAGATACCATTACAAAAAAATGTAAAGTGGAACAAATCAGTAAATACATTTTCAAAATTGTATTGACACAAGGTTTAAACCGTCAAATTCGAAGAATGTGTGAGTATCTTGGCTATGAAGTTACGGCTCTAAAACGTATTCGAATTATTAATATTTCATTGGATGTTCAAGTGGGAAGATACCGTGATTTAACCGAAGCTGAAATTAAAGAATTGAATCAATTGATAGAACCTTCAAGTAAAACGGAAGAAGCGAGTTTGCCGAAAGCGGAGGTTAGAAGACCGATTGTGATTAAGAAAAATAAGTAG
- a CDS encoding S8/S53 family peptidase, which translates to MVKKLLFIFTFLVSLFSNAQSRKNQFQLNSSSSKHELHVSFNADVVLKDKESILTQFSEVASLSNEFQLNFEKTISFSAEKWNDLEKNAKQYAGNSSSVHQLKNIFRVIVDNPSNEKLLLLATEFEKLNSVTYASLISLEPIKPPLDIPPTTPDFMVNQTYIGPNPGLNMQYAWDLGLKGEGIRVRDVEYGFNSSHEDLNEVNVSIAPGMTIATDALLYSQHGTAVFGIIIAGNDDYGMTGLAHEASEMILYPEWQEIGYDRVYAVNQSIQNSTAGDVIVYELQDEVGAPAESNSIIWDLTKAASDAGIVIVAAAGNGNQNLNGTLYSNYMNRGNSGAIIVGGGLSSLTHNKISYSTHGSRVDVQGWSQNVFACGYGNLILIEDDINQGYTNFAGTSSATPMVAACAIVLQSYHHSLTGNYLTGPQLRTILKETGIPQGNPSAGNIGPFPNMETAVQRVYDDYVLGLDVINRTEFSVFPNPVQNQLKFMTHQDLSEMASVEIFNALGQSVFQAKMPQDKQLDISNLSSGIYFVKVSNGNQSTTKKIIKN; encoded by the coding sequence ATGGTAAAAAAATTACTTTTTATTTTTACATTTCTAGTTTCTCTCTTTTCGAATGCTCAAAGTAGAAAAAATCAGTTTCAGCTGAATTCAAGTAGTAGTAAACACGAATTGCATGTTTCATTTAATGCTGATGTTGTTTTAAAAGACAAAGAATCTATTCTTACTCAATTTTCAGAAGTTGCTTCACTTTCAAATGAATTTCAATTAAATTTTGAAAAAACGATTTCATTTTCAGCTGAAAAATGGAATGATTTAGAAAAAAATGCCAAACAATATGCCGGAAATTCTTCTTCAGTTCATCAATTGAAAAATATTTTTAGAGTGATTGTGGATAATCCTTCGAATGAAAAATTACTTTTATTAGCAACAGAATTTGAAAAATTGAATTCGGTTACATACGCAAGTTTAATTTCATTAGAACCTATAAAACCACCATTAGATATTCCTCCAACGACACCCGATTTTATGGTAAATCAAACCTATATCGGTCCCAATCCGGGTTTAAACATGCAATATGCTTGGGATTTAGGTTTAAAAGGTGAAGGAATTCGTGTGAGAGATGTAGAATATGGTTTTAATAGCAGTCACGAAGATTTGAATGAAGTAAATGTATCTATTGCACCAGGAATGACTATTGCCACAGATGCACTGCTCTATTCTCAGCATGGCACAGCTGTTTTTGGAATTATTATTGCCGGAAACGACGATTATGGAATGACGGGGCTAGCACATGAAGCAAGTGAAATGATACTTTATCCGGAATGGCAAGAAATTGGTTATGATAGAGTTTACGCTGTGAATCAATCCATTCAAAATTCAACTGCCGGTGATGTAATTGTTTATGAATTGCAAGATGAAGTTGGTGCTCCAGCTGAATCTAATAGTATTATTTGGGATCTAACCAAAGCCGCATCCGATGCCGGAATCGTAATTGTAGCAGCAGCCGGAAATGGAAATCAAAATTTGAATGGTACTCTTTATTCAAATTATATGAACCGTGGAAATAGCGGAGCAATTATTGTAGGCGGTGGATTATCAAGCCTTACTCACAACAAAATTTCATATAGTACGCATGGTTCGAGAGTAGATGTGCAAGGTTGGTCTCAAAATGTTTTTGCTTGTGGATATGGCAATCTAATTTTAATTGAAGATGATATAAACCAAGGTTATACCAACTTTGCAGGAACAAGTTCCGCTACACCCATGGTGGCAGCTTGTGCGATTGTATTGCAATCATATCATCATAGTTTGACCGGAAATTATTTAACCGGACCACAGTTGCGAACCATTTTAAAAGAAACCGGAATTCCGCAAGGCAATCCTTCTGCCGGAAATATTGGACCTTTTCCAAACATGGAAACTGCGGTTCAACGGGTTTATGATGATTATGTTTTAGGTTTGGATGTTATAAATAGAACTGAATTTTCAGTTTTTCCAAATCCGGTTCAAAATCAACTGAAATTTATGACGCATCAGGATTTGTCTGAAATGGCTTCCGTTGAGATTTTTAATGCGTTAGGACAATCGGTTTTTCAGGCGAAAATGCCACAAGATAAACAACTTGATATTTCAAATTTATCGAGTGGAATATATTTTGTGAAAGTCTCCAACGGAAATCAATCTACTACCAAAAAAATAATTAAGAACTAA